A genome region from Proteus vulgaris includes the following:
- a CDS encoding TerD family protein: MSKTLQPGENTSLSENKGQVKVSHAVGDNLDINLTAFLVTGSGKVVNDDDMVFFNAPHHSSGAASFISPITQGSTVIHSIDFDFSRLPANITKIAITLTQDGSAGGFAVVNQLKAQVLINNDVIELVPSQFSQETGIIVLELYVRNGQNKVRAVWQGFASGLAGLCNLYGVEVEEPTPVVTPPPTPINIQKSVVKLTKSDSSHRVSLLKGNDAPKRILVSATWIDNGDGKDNDDLDLRVGILRPNGQMSIIQAPDKSGAFNSDPFVFHTGDVVSVSQEQPGCETVEINPAISQLMGGKVALVCSVYSAISNGCVSVASLKPTMRMEYGNQVVECSCEYKKGFFNNMIYTYVIGIIEIDQDSITLKPSGVTSRVGSEATPWLTRNGDELKLTMDGPHVFKGKKPSILGTKRYV, from the coding sequence ATGAGTAAAACGTTGCAACCTGGTGAAAATACATCCCTTAGCGAAAATAAAGGGCAAGTTAAAGTATCTCATGCAGTAGGTGATAATCTTGATATTAATCTGACAGCATTTTTAGTAACAGGATCAGGAAAAGTCGTTAATGACGACGATATGGTGTTCTTTAATGCACCTCATCACTCCTCTGGGGCGGCTTCATTTATTTCACCGATAACGCAAGGCTCAACAGTTATTCATAGTATTGATTTTGATTTTTCTCGTTTACCTGCAAATATTACTAAAATAGCAATTACATTAACGCAAGATGGTAGTGCTGGTGGTTTTGCTGTTGTTAATCAGTTAAAAGCACAAGTGTTGATAAATAATGACGTTATTGAGTTAGTACCAAGCCAGTTTTCACAAGAGACAGGTATTATTGTTTTAGAACTTTATGTTCGAAATGGCCAAAATAAAGTTCGCGCTGTTTGGCAAGGTTTTGCTTCTGGACTTGCTGGCTTATGTAATCTTTATGGTGTTGAAGTTGAAGAGCCTACTCCCGTTGTTACGCCACCTCCGACGCCTATTAATATACAAAAAAGTGTAGTTAAACTGACTAAATCTGATAGTAGTCATCGTGTTTCATTACTAAAAGGCAATGATGCGCCTAAACGTATTTTAGTGAGTGCGACATGGATAGATAATGGAGATGGAAAAGATAATGATGATTTAGATCTTCGTGTAGGAATTTTACGCCCGAATGGTCAAATGTCTATTATTCAAGCTCCAGATAAAAGTGGTGCTTTTAATTCAGATCCTTTTGTCTTCCATACTGGTGATGTCGTGAGTGTTAGTCAAGAACAACCTGGTTGCGAAACAGTTGAAATTAACCCTGCTATTTCCCAATTAATGGGCGGTAAAGTCGCGTTGGTTTGTAGTGTTTACTCTGCGATTAGTAATGGTTGCGTTTCTGTTGCCTCATTAAAACCAACAATGCGTATGGAATATGGAAATCAAGTTGTTGAATGTTCTTGTGAATATAAGAAAGGCTTTTTCAATAATATGATTTATACCTATGTCATTGGTATTATTGAGATTGACCAAGATAGCATTACATTAAAACCATCAGGTGTAACATCAAGAGTAGGCAGTGAAGCGACACCTTGGTTAACACGTAATGGCGATGAGCTTAAATTAACGATGGATGGTCCTCATGTTTTTAAAGGGAAGAAACCAAGTATTTTAGGCACAAAGCGTTATGTCTGA
- a CDS encoding amidohydrolase, with protein MSFSKSMLALAVMAVSFSSYAAKQADLMIVDGTVLTMDQQNKIIEQGTVVVKENKIIAVGGPELSKEYQANKVLDVDGDIVMPGLINTHTHGSMTVFRSLADDVPDRLHRYIFPLESKMVSREMVRVGADLANIEMVKGGVTTYVDMYYFEDEVAKTVDKMGNRAVLGESVINFPVADASTPEEGIQYAVNFIKEYKDHPRITPAFAPHAPYTNTTENLQKIAKLSIELDVPVMIHLAETDREQEEIAKRTGGKSPVQYMADIGALNNKVIAAHAIMVDDKDIDLLKKYDVGVAHNISANTKSAKGVAPVVTMLEKGVRVGLGTDGPMSSNTLTTMNELNLVGKIHKLENKDRAAMPPLTVVELATIGSAKVLHMEDKLGSLESGKLADIIVVDTKSPNMVPMYSPYAALVYGANGSNVRHTIVDGKILMEDRQLLTLDEKAIIKEAQDFSNKVRKTVIDSGEVVK; from the coding sequence ATGTCATTTTCTAAATCTATGCTTGCTTTGGCTGTCATGGCTGTCTCCTTTTCTAGTTATGCAGCAAAACAGGCTGATTTGATGATAGTTGACGGCACTGTTCTAACTATGGATCAACAAAATAAAATCATTGAGCAGGGTACTGTTGTCGTAAAAGAAAATAAAATTATTGCCGTTGGTGGTCCTGAGCTTTCTAAAGAATATCAAGCTAATAAAGTATTAGATGTTGATGGTGATATTGTGATGCCGGGTTTAATTAATACCCATACTCATGGTTCGATGACTGTATTTCGTTCATTAGCTGATGATGTGCCAGACAGACTCCACCGTTATATTTTCCCACTTGAAAGCAAAATGGTTTCACGCGAAATGGTCAGAGTAGGTGCTGATCTTGCAAATATCGAAATGGTAAAAGGTGGCGTAACAACTTACGTTGATATGTATTATTTCGAAGATGAAGTAGCTAAAACTGTGGATAAAATGGGGAATCGTGCGGTACTAGGAGAATCTGTTATTAATTTCCCTGTTGCTGATGCGAGCACACCAGAAGAAGGTATCCAATACGCAGTAAACTTTATTAAAGAATATAAAGATCACCCTCGTATTACCCCAGCATTTGCACCACATGCCCCTTATACCAATACCACAGAAAACCTTCAGAAAATTGCTAAGTTATCAATAGAACTTGATGTTCCTGTTATGATCCATTTAGCTGAAACCGACCGTGAACAAGAAGAAATCGCTAAACGTACTGGCGGGAAAAGTCCCGTTCAATATATGGCAGATATCGGAGCGTTAAATAATAAAGTGATCGCGGCTCACGCAATTATGGTCGACGATAAAGATATTGATTTACTGAAAAAATATGATGTTGGTGTCGCTCATAATATAAGCGCAAATACTAAATCAGCAAAAGGTGTCGCGCCTGTTGTCACAATGCTAGAAAAAGGGGTTCGTGTAGGTTTAGGCACTGATGGCCCAATGTCAAGTAATACGCTAACGACCATGAATGAGCTAAATCTCGTGGGTAAAATCCATAAATTAGAGAATAAAGATCGTGCTGCTATGCCACCATTAACTGTTGTCGAGTTGGCTACAATAGGTTCAGCAAAAGTATTACACATGGAAGATAAACTGGGATCTTTAGAATCAGGAAAACTTGCAGATATTATTGTTGTTGATACTAAATCACCTAATATGGTGCCAATGTATAGCCCTTATGCAGCATTAGTTTATGGTGCAAATGGAAGCAATGTTCGCCATACCATTGTTGATGGAAAAATCTTAATGGAAGATCGCCAATTATTAACCCTTGATGAAAAAGCCATTATTAAAGAAGCACAAGATTTCTCCAATAAAGTACGTAAAACGGTTATCGACAGCGGTGAAGTTGTTAAATAA
- a CDS encoding RNA-guided endonuclease TnpB family protein has protein sequence MKLRVANARADFQHKLSRAIIDENQAVIVETLKSANMMKNHCLARAIGDAGWHGFITKLEYKAAEKGVHLVKLDQWFASSKTCHCCGHKMSEMPLHKRIWQCPECGVEHDRDINAAINIRHKGILELQAAGLVVSAHGDQCKSVVQRVAV, from the coding sequence GTGAAATTACGGGTAGCCAATGCCCGTGCTGATTTTCAACACAAGCTCTCTCGTGCAATTATTGACGAAAACCAAGCGGTAATTGTCGAGACACTGAAATCGGCGAATATGATGAAAAACCACTGTCTGGCTCGCGCTATCGGTGATGCAGGCTGGCATGGTTTTATCACAAAGCTGGAATACAAAGCCGCAGAAAAAGGCGTCCATCTGGTAAAACTGGATCAATGGTTTGCCAGTTCGAAAACCTGTCATTGTTGCGGTCATAAAATGTCAGAAATGCCACTACATAAGCGTATCTGGCAATGCCCTGAATGTGGAGTTGAACATGACCGAGATATCAATGCGGCAATCAATATCCGACACAAGGGCATATTGGAATTACAAGCGGCGGGACTCGTCGTTTCAGCCCATGGAGACCAGTGTAAATCCGTCGTACAGAGGGTTGCGGTTTGA
- a CDS encoding ABC-F family ATPase, translating into MLISNNITMQFGSKPLFENISVKFGGGNRYGLIGANGSGKSTFMKILGGDLVPSSGNVFLDPNERLGKLKQDQFAYEEFTVLDTVIMGHTELWEVKQERERIYNLPEMSEEDGLRVADLEVKFGEMDGYTVESRAGELLLNVGIPLEQHNGPMSEVAPGWKLRVLLAQALFADPDILLLDEPTNNLDIDTIRWLEQTLNERNSTMIIISHDRHFLNMVCTHMADLDYGSLAVHPGNYDEYMFAATQARERLLADNAKKKAQISELQSFVSRFSANASKSRQATSRAKQIEKIQLAEVKASSRQNPFIRFEQEKKLFRNALEVENISKGYDDNPPLFKNVNMMLEVGEKVAILGNNGVGKSTMIKTLVGELTSDTGRLKWSENSNIGYYAQDHATDFEVDMTVFDWMSLWMKPDDDEQSVRSVLGRLLFSQDDLKKSVQVLSGGEKGRMLFGKLMMQKPNILIMDEPTNHLDMESIESLNMALELYQGTLIFVSHDREFVSSLANRIIEITPEKVTNFQGTYDEFLAKKGVTF; encoded by the coding sequence TTGTTAATCAGCAATAATATCACTATGCAGTTTGGCTCAAAGCCACTGTTTGAAAACATTTCTGTCAAATTCGGTGGCGGAAATCGCTATGGTTTAATCGGTGCTAACGGTAGCGGTAAATCAACCTTTATGAAAATTTTAGGTGGCGATTTAGTGCCAAGTAGTGGCAACGTGTTTCTCGATCCTAATGAACGTCTTGGTAAACTAAAACAAGACCAGTTTGCTTATGAAGAGTTTACTGTGCTTGATACGGTGATCATGGGGCACACTGAACTTTGGGAAGTGAAACAAGAGCGCGAACGCATCTATAACTTACCTGAAATGAGCGAAGAAGACGGTTTACGTGTTGCTGATCTCGAAGTTAAGTTTGGTGAAATGGACGGCTATACCGTTGAATCTCGTGCGGGCGAATTATTGCTAAATGTAGGTATTCCATTAGAACAACATAATGGTCCTATGAGTGAAGTGGCTCCAGGGTGGAAATTACGTGTGTTACTTGCACAAGCCCTGTTTGCTGATCCTGATATTCTGTTACTAGACGAACCGACGAACAACTTGGATATTGATACCATTCGTTGGCTTGAGCAAACGCTAAATGAACGTAACAGTACCATGATCATTATTTCCCATGACCGCCACTTCCTAAATATGGTATGTACGCACATGGCTGACTTAGATTATGGTTCACTCGCTGTTCATCCGGGTAACTATGATGAATATATGTTTGCTGCAACCCAGGCTCGTGAGCGTTTATTAGCGGATAATGCAAAGAAAAAAGCACAAATTAGTGAATTACAATCTTTCGTAAGTCGCTTTAGTGCTAATGCCTCTAAATCACGCCAAGCAACATCTCGAGCAAAACAAATTGAAAAAATTCAATTAGCTGAAGTTAAAGCATCGAGTCGCCAAAACCCATTCATTCGCTTTGAACAAGAGAAAAAATTATTCCGTAATGCGCTTGAAGTGGAAAATATCTCTAAAGGCTATGATGATAATCCTCCGCTGTTTAAGAACGTCAATATGATGCTTGAAGTGGGCGAAAAAGTGGCCATTTTAGGTAATAACGGTGTGGGTAAATCGACAATGATCAAAACATTAGTTGGTGAATTAACATCGGATACGGGTCGTTTAAAATGGTCTGAAAATTCAAATATTGGCTATTATGCACAAGATCATGCAACTGATTTTGAAGTCGATATGACGGTGTTTGATTGGATGAGTTTATGGATGAAACCAGACGACGACGAGCAATCTGTACGTAGCGTATTAGGTCGTTTACTGTTCTCACAAGATGACTTGAAAAAATCGGTTCAAGTTTTATCCGGTGGTGAAAAAGGCAGAATGTTATTTGGTAAATTGATGATGCAAAAACCAAACATTTTGATTATGGATGAACCAACGAACCACTTAGATATGGAATCTATCGAATCACTGAATATGGCATTAGAACTTTATCAAGGTACATTGATTTTTGTTTCTCATGACCGTGAATTTGTGAGCTCATTGGCAAATCGTATTATTGAAATCACACCTGAAAAAGTGACTAATTTCCAAGGTACTTATGATGAGTTCCTTGCGAAAAAAGGTGTTACGTTTTAA
- a CDS encoding TonB-dependent siderophore receptor has translation MINFYAFKLKPVALLCSATLPFILTTQAFAEETAKTEQVEKLVVSAQALKVNTSLQETPKSVSVISQKDLETHAPQKLDEALRYTSGVVSQPFGADNDTDWLRVRGFEAATYLDNSRLFRDGYYTWLLEPYGFEQIEVVKGASAVLFGESTPGGAVNVVQKKPSFKSQNEVFLEVGNNDQRGLGFDVSNTTDDKRVRYRLVGLMKKSDGELSHTDNERIYLAPSVAINLTDDTALTFMATYLHDDGTPTNPFFPAAGTLISSPFGKIKPSTNLGEPGYDKYKRTQISAGYLLESSINDVWRFSQRLNYGYNDLLLRSVYAFPNSDITATELNRGVVFRDGKNQSISFDNNIVGEWDTDNFEHTLLAGAELQYHQTKGDEQDNYSFSTINPWNPIYGKYTPLNPANNVNRTIDKTQYSLYSQYQTKFDSRWVAMAGVRQDWVKTENKAKSKNEDKSRTDSEFSLNAGLMYLADNGLSPYVSYSESFEVMSTIDPATKDLYKPLKGDQIEAGIKYTPDFMDGYLNIAWFDITQKNALVANPTTFVSTQTGKVTSKGVEVTSEMQLTERLALKANYTYTDMQTDDTGNKGKQQAGLIPKHTASAWGSYTIPITGTQDLTLGTGIRYLGKSKDNPKSSDLTVPSATLWDMAATYDFNKQWQLQLNINNILDKEYLSGCDYYCYYGQSRSVLLNAKYRW, from the coding sequence GTGATTAATTTTTATGCATTTAAATTGAAACCTGTGGCATTACTTTGTTCTGCCACCCTTCCTTTTATTTTGACTACACAGGCTTTTGCGGAAGAAACGGCAAAAACGGAACAAGTTGAGAAACTTGTTGTTAGTGCTCAGGCTCTAAAAGTAAATACTAGCTTGCAAGAAACACCTAAATCCGTTTCTGTTATTTCTCAAAAAGATCTCGAAACACATGCCCCTCAAAAACTCGATGAAGCGTTACGTTATACCTCCGGTGTTGTTTCTCAGCCTTTTGGTGCAGATAACGATACTGATTGGCTTCGCGTGCGGGGTTTTGAAGCTGCAACTTATTTAGATAACAGTCGCCTTTTCCGTGATGGCTATTACACATGGTTATTAGAGCCTTATGGCTTTGAACAAATTGAAGTGGTAAAAGGTGCGTCAGCGGTTTTATTTGGTGAGTCGACACCCGGTGGTGCAGTTAACGTCGTACAAAAGAAACCTAGTTTCAAATCTCAAAATGAAGTATTTCTTGAGGTTGGAAATAATGACCAGCGTGGATTAGGTTTTGATGTATCGAATACAACTGATGATAAACGTGTGCGTTATCGCCTTGTTGGATTAATGAAAAAGTCAGATGGAGAATTATCTCACACTGATAATGAGCGTATTTATCTTGCGCCAAGTGTCGCGATTAATCTGACTGACGATACCGCACTAACCTTTATGGCGACCTATTTGCATGATGATGGCACACCAACCAATCCTTTCTTCCCCGCTGCCGGTACATTAATTTCATCCCCTTTTGGGAAAATTAAACCGTCAACTAACTTAGGTGAACCGGGATACGATAAATATAAACGTACCCAAATTTCAGCAGGTTATTTATTAGAAAGTAGTATCAATGATGTTTGGCGTTTTTCTCAACGTTTAAACTATGGTTATAACGATCTGTTATTGCGTAGTGTCTATGCATTCCCTAATTCAGATATTACAGCAACAGAACTGAATCGTGGCGTTGTTTTCCGTGATGGTAAAAATCAAAGTATCTCTTTTGATAATAATATTGTTGGTGAATGGGATACGGATAATTTTGAACATACATTATTAGCGGGGGCGGAATTGCAATATCACCAAACCAAAGGTGATGAGCAAGATAATTACAGCTTTAGTACGATCAATCCATGGAACCCTATTTACGGTAAATATACCCCGCTTAACCCTGCTAATAATGTCAATCGCACCATTGATAAAACACAGTATAGCCTTTACTCACAGTATCAAACTAAGTTTGATAGTCGTTGGGTTGCGATGGCTGGAGTACGACAAGATTGGGTGAAAACAGAAAATAAAGCCAAAAGCAAAAACGAGGATAAATCGCGTACTGATAGTGAGTTTAGCCTCAATGCAGGATTAATGTACTTAGCAGATAATGGACTATCTCCTTATGTGAGCTATTCCGAGTCTTTTGAGGTGATGAGTACTATCGATCCTGCAACTAAAGATCTGTATAAACCATTAAAAGGTGACCAAATTGAAGCAGGAATAAAATATACACCTGATTTTATGGATGGTTACCTTAATATAGCTTGGTTTGATATCACACAGAAGAATGCGCTGGTTGCAAACCCAACGACATTTGTTTCGACACAAACAGGTAAAGTAACCTCAAAAGGTGTTGAAGTAACAAGTGAAATGCAATTAACGGAACGTTTAGCGTTAAAAGCCAATTACACCTATACCGATATGCAAACCGATGACACGGGTAATAAAGGTAAACAACAAGCTGGTCTCATTCCTAAACATACGGCATCGGCTTGGGGAAGTTACACGATCCCAATTACGGGAACTCAAGATTTAACGTTAGGAACGGGTATTCGTTATTTAGGTAAATCTAAAGATAATCCTAAGAGTAGTGATTTAACAGTACCTAGCGCAACATTATGGGATATGGCTGCAACCTATGATTTCAATAAACAGTGGCAATTACAGTTAAACATCAACAATATTCTTGATAAAGAGTATCTCTCTGGTTGTGATTATTACTGTTATTACGGGCAATCTCGTTCTGTCTTATTGAATGCAAAATATCGCTGGTAA
- a CDS encoding EamA family transporter, whose product MNRYTTLLLTALAPIVWGSTYIVTTEMLPANVPMTLAALRALPAGILLLIIMRQLPQGIWWLRVIILGILNFSLFWWLLFISAYRLPGGVAATVGAVQPLIVLFLSRWLLQTRLSWLSISAALGGIFGVAILILTPNAALDPIGIIAGLGGAFSMATGTVLSRRWQPPVTPLTFTAWQLTAGGAVLLPFALLFEPALPSLTGINLLGLAYLTLIGGALTYIFWFRGLALLGPSSVASLGFLSPLSAVILGWALLGQQLTSLQILGMIVILLSIWANQQSEKRERVKLQSLS is encoded by the coding sequence ATGAATCGATACACAACATTACTATTAACGGCATTGGCTCCCATTGTATGGGGGAGCACTTATATTGTGACAACGGAAATGTTGCCAGCTAATGTTCCCATGACATTAGCTGCATTGCGTGCATTACCTGCAGGAATTTTATTATTAATTATCATGAGACAACTGCCACAGGGCATATGGTGGCTACGTGTAATTATTTTGGGTATTTTAAATTTCTCACTGTTTTGGTGGTTATTATTTATTTCAGCCTATCGTTTACCCGGTGGCGTTGCTGCAACAGTAGGGGCGGTGCAGCCTTTAATTGTTTTATTTTTATCTCGTTGGTTATTACAAACGCGCCTATCCTGGTTATCTATCTCAGCCGCATTAGGGGGCATTTTTGGTGTAGCAATACTCATTCTGACACCAAATGCAGCACTCGATCCTATCGGAATAATTGCAGGATTAGGAGGCGCATTTTCTATGGCAACAGGTACTGTATTAAGTCGTCGTTGGCAACCGCCGGTTACACCTTTAACTTTTACAGCTTGGCAATTAACCGCAGGTGGTGCTGTATTATTACCTTTTGCCTTATTATTTGAACCTGCATTACCTTCATTAACAGGTATTAACCTTTTAGGCTTGGCTTATTTAACCTTAATTGGTGGCGCATTAACCTATATTTTCTGGTTTAGAGGGCTCGCATTATTAGGCCCAAGCTCTGTGGCTTCATTAGGCTTTTTAAGCCCACTAAGTGCAGTTATTTTAGGTTGGGCATTACTAGGACAACAATTAACGAGTTTACAAATACTGGGAATGATCGTGATATTACTCAGTATCTGGGCTAATCAACAGTCAGAAAAACGAGAAAGAGTAAAACTTCAATCACTTAGTTAG
- a CDS encoding MarR family winged helix-turn-helix transcriptional regulator — translation MDRIDNITKQWQRERPDLDISPMGLIGRLGNITLHLSREMEKVFSQFGLNTSSFDVLATLRRAGDPYTLSPGEMLSTLMVTSGTMTNRIDQLEKAGWVIRNVNPEDGRSFLVSLTAEGLKLINQVIEAHAENQKRLVSGLSQQEQQALNQLLKVFLNTLE, via the coding sequence ATGGATAGAATCGATAACATTACTAAACAATGGCAGCGCGAGCGCCCTGATCTTGATATTAGCCCGATGGGATTAATTGGACGATTGGGGAATATTACTTTGCATCTTTCGCGCGAAATGGAGAAAGTTTTCTCTCAATTTGGCTTAAATACATCAAGTTTTGATGTTCTTGCTACACTACGGCGTGCAGGAGATCCTTACACCCTCTCTCCGGGTGAAATGCTATCAACCCTGATGGTTACATCAGGCACGATGACAAATCGTATTGATCAATTAGAAAAAGCAGGTTGGGTTATTCGTAACGTTAATCCGGAAGATGGACGCAGTTTTTTAGTTTCGCTAACAGCGGAAGGCCTAAAATTAATCAACCAAGTGATAGAAGCACACGCTGAAAATCAAAAACGTTTAGTCTCTGGGTTATCACAACAAGAGCAACAAGCGTTAAATCAATTGCTTAAAGTTTTTCTTAATACGTTAGAATAG
- a CDS encoding YaiI/YqxD family protein — protein sequence MPIWVDADACPKVIKEVLYRAADREKIIITFVANQRLIVPASPFLRTLQVSAGFDVADNEIVRRTNKDDLVITADIPLAAEVIEKGAVALNPRGERYTEATIRERLNIRDFMDTMRASGIQTGGPASLSQRDRQLFANELDKWFLQQKKRV from the coding sequence ATGCCTATATGGGTTGATGCTGATGCATGTCCAAAAGTAATCAAAGAAGTGTTATATCGTGCAGCAGATAGAGAAAAAATCATTATTACTTTTGTTGCTAATCAACGATTAATTGTACCCGCATCACCTTTCTTACGCACATTACAAGTTTCTGCTGGGTTTGATGTCGCTGACAACGAAATTGTTCGCCGCACCAATAAAGATGACTTGGTTATTACCGCTGATATTCCCTTAGCTGCTGAAGTTATAGAAAAGGGCGCAGTCGCTCTGAATCCAAGAGGTGAACGTTATACTGAAGCCACTATTCGAGAACGTTTAAATATACGTGATTTTATGGATACGATGAGAGCAAGTGGTATTCAAACTGGAGGTCCTGCAAGTTTAAGTCAACGTGACCGCCAACTTTTTGCGAATGAATTAGATAAGTGGTTTTTGCAACAAAAAAAACGCGTTTAA
- a CDS encoding DUF4139 domain-containing protein translates to MMIIPNKLTLSMITLSIVSVTSVFANEINSIEPTKPLSYDIKLNQATLFLRGAELDNDITLNLPAGQSDVVLSNVANNIDPKSLSISIDNDDVIINTINVKKIPIAPSYPSAIAILMEKQKDINKKIEGLNINISVGDEQIALLKDQSFFGHDETQSLEHSSQKFDFISQKMTAILNKQNMAREEIAELTEQSEELSRQIEIDMPTIAKEKTQIVLSLSTSKNLTSKMRISYITPDAGWSPAYDIRSQGMDKPILLTYKADVIQHTGLNWDKVKLVLTSTNPSLNITAPTLSPWYLALYNDNAKFRNKSMSMEMASPVAPSPAAMREESYEKQLNKGVTRYVTTNNNGINLSHTIALPYTLKNSTEPNTLVINQKEVVADYRYLTTPKLVEEVYLQAEVKDWENLNLLNGRANIYYMNSFVGNSYINTNELTELLSIPFGIDKNIQISRINNEKIRKEPIFIGTTVEQKESYTIKVRNTYNAPVKVTIYDQLPLSQENNITVADAVYKDGELDKNTGEIKWDITLGAKEERSLPLNYTLSYPKNRKIMGL, encoded by the coding sequence ATGATGATTATACCCAATAAACTTACACTCTCGATGATTACATTATCTATTGTTAGTGTAACGAGTGTTTTTGCTAATGAAATCAATTCAATAGAGCCAACCAAACCACTTAGTTATGATATAAAACTCAATCAAGCAACTCTTTTTTTACGGGGTGCTGAACTAGATAATGATATAACACTCAATTTACCAGCAGGGCAGAGTGACGTTGTTTTATCTAATGTTGCAAACAATATTGATCCTAAAAGTTTATCAATTAGTATTGATAATGATGATGTGATTATTAACACAATTAACGTTAAAAAAATTCCTATTGCCCCTAGTTATCCCTCTGCAATTGCAATATTGATGGAAAAGCAAAAAGATATTAATAAGAAAATTGAAGGATTAAATATCAATATTAGTGTGGGTGATGAACAGATTGCTTTATTAAAAGACCAATCATTTTTTGGTCATGATGAAACTCAGTCATTAGAACACTCATCGCAAAAATTTGATTTTATTAGCCAAAAAATGACTGCTATTCTAAATAAACAAAATATGGCACGTGAAGAAATTGCTGAACTAACAGAACAATCTGAAGAATTAAGCAGACAAATAGAAATTGATATGCCAACTATCGCAAAAGAGAAAACACAAATTGTTTTATCTTTAAGCACATCAAAAAATCTAACCAGTAAAATGCGTATTTCTTATATAACACCAGATGCCGGATGGTCGCCGGCTTATGATATTCGAAGCCAAGGAATGGATAAACCGATATTACTCACCTACAAGGCGGATGTTATTCAACATACAGGACTCAATTGGGATAAAGTAAAACTAGTCTTAACATCCACAAATCCATCTTTAAATATTACTGCACCAACTTTATCACCATGGTATCTCGCTCTTTACAATGATAATGCTAAATTTAGAAATAAAAGTATGAGCATGGAGATGGCATCTCCAGTAGCACCATCTCCCGCAGCAATGAGAGAAGAAAGCTATGAAAAACAATTAAATAAAGGTGTAACACGATATGTAACAACCAACAATAATGGGATTAATTTAAGCCATACTATCGCGTTACCTTACACTTTAAAAAATAGCACAGAACCTAATACACTAGTGATTAATCAAAAAGAAGTTGTTGCAGATTATCGCTATTTAACGACGCCCAAATTAGTTGAAGAAGTTTATTTACAAGCTGAAGTAAAAGATTGGGAAAACTTAAATTTACTCAATGGTCGTGCGAATATCTACTATATGAATAGCTTTGTTGGTAATAGTTATATTAATACTAACGAATTAACAGAGTTACTTAGCATTCCATTTGGGATAGATAAAAATATTCAAATTAGCCGTATTAATAATGAAAAGATAAGAAAAGAGCCGATTTTTATTGGTACAACAGTTGAACAAAAAGAGAGTTATACTATTAAAGTCAGAAACACTTACAACGCTCCTGTCAAAGTCACTATTTACGATCAATTACCACTTAGCCAAGAAAATAATATCACTGTCGCAGATGCGGTTTATAAAGATGGCGAGCTTGATAAAAATACTGGCGAAATTAAATGGGATATTACATTAGGTGCAAAAGAGGAAAGATCATTACCTCTAAATTATACGCTTTCATATCCTAAGAATAGAAAAATCATGGGGTTATAA